In the Siphonobacter curvatus genome, one interval contains:
- a CDS encoding NADPH-dependent FMN reductase translates to MITIVSSTNQKNSRSRQIAEYYRQQIQQAGAESRIVDLADLPIDFIYSALYANFGKHDAFNAIRDSVENASKLIFIVPEYNGSFPGVLKAFLDGFHYPSKLSGKMVALVGISDGGSGNPLGMSHLTDIMSFMNATVLGLRVKIPFLKKNWVEGEIQDEFIKTLIRQQIETLVSF, encoded by the coding sequence ATGATCACCATCGTTTCTTCAACGAATCAGAAAAATTCCCGTAGTCGCCAGATTGCGGAGTATTATCGGCAACAGATTCAGCAGGCGGGAGCCGAATCCCGTATTGTGGATCTGGCGGATTTGCCCATTGACTTTATCTACTCGGCTCTGTACGCCAACTTTGGCAAGCACGATGCCTTCAATGCCATTCGGGATTCGGTCGAAAACGCGAGTAAGCTGATTTTCATCGTTCCCGAATACAACGGGTCTTTTCCGGGCGTACTGAAAGCGTTTCTGGATGGATTCCATTATCCCAGTAAATTGAGCGGTAAGATGGTGGCTCTGGTGGGAATTTCGGATGGAGGAAGTGGAAATCCGCTGGGGATGAGTCACCTGACGGATATTATGAGCTTTATGAACGCGACGGTATTGGGGCTGCGGGTGAAGATTCCCTTCCTGAAAAAGAATTGGGTCGAAGGCGAAATTCAGGACGAGTTTATCAAAACCCTGATTCGTCAGCAGATAGAAACATTAGTGAGCTTCTGA
- a CDS encoding DUF4097 family beta strand repeat-containing protein, which translates to MKKGFIAGLILLSSSLFAQEKPSTQTYRTTFAGKKVVLRIEHANVTIQGTDGNEILVEAQGITPPPKEAEGLRPVGGGGTDNTGVNLSARTEGDVLNLTTSIRQDGISYVIRLPRRLNINWQSNNRYGFDDSELSINGIQGEIEVRTASTAINLKDISGPVIAYSSMGKINAQFSKVNQSKPISLSSGHESIDISLPADTKAQVALVTSMGNAFTDFDIKPLPDSLVIRPKAAARARAVAGVGVKGSAISINQQLAAADKVRELAAKQVTIVEDPISSEAISINYATEPGNASVFFPSEGTSGTRGIINAPGVSIRVHSSMGNIYLRKRK; encoded by the coding sequence ATGAAGAAAGGATTTATCGCGGGGTTGATCCTGCTAAGTAGTAGCCTTTTCGCTCAGGAAAAACCGAGCACCCAAACCTATCGTACCACATTCGCGGGGAAGAAAGTCGTACTCCGCATTGAACATGCCAACGTAACCATTCAGGGAACGGATGGTAACGAAATCCTAGTTGAAGCGCAGGGTATTACGCCCCCACCTAAAGAGGCTGAAGGCCTGCGACCCGTTGGGGGCGGCGGTACGGATAATACGGGCGTAAACCTTTCGGCTCGTACGGAAGGCGATGTACTCAATCTCACCACCAGTATCCGGCAGGATGGCATCAGTTATGTCATTCGGTTGCCACGCCGTTTGAATATAAACTGGCAATCGAATAACCGGTATGGCTTCGATGATTCTGAACTATCCATCAACGGAATACAGGGCGAAATTGAGGTTCGTACGGCTTCCACCGCGATTAATCTGAAAGACATTTCAGGACCGGTCATTGCCTATTCTTCTATGGGAAAAATCAACGCTCAGTTCAGTAAGGTGAATCAGAGCAAACCCATTTCCTTATCCTCGGGCCACGAGTCTATCGACATTAGTCTTCCCGCGGATACGAAAGCTCAGGTAGCCTTAGTAACCTCCATGGGTAATGCGTTTACCGATTTTGACATTAAGCCTTTACCTGACTCGTTGGTAATACGTCCCAAAGCGGCCGCCCGAGCCCGAGCCGTTGCTGGCGTCGGGGTTAAGGGATCGGCCATCAGCATTAACCAACAACTCGCGGCTGCCGATAAGGTCAGAGAACTGGCGGCTAAACAGGTAACGATTGTTGAAGATCCGATTTCTTCTGAAGCGATCTCCATCAACTACGCTACTGAGCCTGGAAACGCTTCTGTATTTTTTCCTTCGGAAGGAACGTCGGGTACTCGGGGCATCATTAACGCGCCCGGTGTTTCCATTAGGGTTCATTCTTCCATGGGCAATATCTATTTGCGCAAACGCAAGTAA
- a CDS encoding HEAT repeat domain-containing protein, whose amino-acid sequence MEKDTVIIDYLLGRLSESERLAFEQQLDADLPLKQEADGLQKIWSNVQQQEVEPDAGMDTSFYALLDREKENQAIEKARQQPLKALPRRRSYWPYAAVLAAFGLMFWLGRLTVTPTVRTLTVEKKVMQPLAMPPSEEVAQVETPKAAETKETSLTKVQQEVATLRKELKVTQELVVLGLLRKESAAERLKGLQYASHLPELKPEVLRSLVRTLRQDENINVRLAAIETLRAYGQNPKVREAFLARLETASEVPEQLSVIETLVGLRIQEALPQLKHLTEDETVDPLIRQKAQQSIQLLTI is encoded by the coding sequence GTGGAAAAAGATACGGTGATTATTGATTATTTGCTGGGACGCCTGTCGGAATCCGAACGGTTGGCCTTTGAGCAACAACTCGACGCCGACCTGCCCCTCAAGCAGGAAGCCGACGGATTGCAGAAAATCTGGTCCAATGTTCAACAACAGGAAGTCGAACCGGATGCGGGAATGGATACGTCTTTCTATGCTTTACTGGATCGGGAAAAAGAAAATCAAGCCATTGAAAAAGCTCGCCAACAACCCCTCAAGGCCTTACCCCGCCGACGCTCTTACTGGCCTTATGCCGCCGTACTGGCCGCTTTCGGACTCATGTTCTGGCTGGGCCGCCTGACGGTTACACCTACCGTACGGACGCTTACCGTCGAAAAAAAGGTCATGCAACCGTTGGCAATGCCCCCTTCAGAAGAGGTTGCCCAGGTAGAAACGCCGAAGGCCGCGGAAACAAAAGAGACATCGCTAACGAAGGTTCAGCAGGAAGTAGCTACGCTTCGCAAGGAGCTGAAGGTTACCCAGGAACTGGTCGTGCTGGGCTTATTACGGAAAGAATCAGCGGCCGAGCGGCTGAAGGGCTTACAGTACGCCAGTCATCTACCCGAGTTAAAACCGGAAGTACTACGCAGTCTGGTACGAACCCTTCGGCAGGATGAGAATATCAACGTACGACTCGCCGCCATTGAAACCTTACGGGCGTATGGACAAAATCCTAAAGTTCGGGAAGCCTTTCTGGCCCGGCTGGAAACCGCTTCCGAAGTCCCTGAGCAACTAAGCGTCATAGAAACGCTGGTGGGCTTACGCATTCAAGAAGCACTGCCGCAGCTCAAACACCTGACCGAAGACGAAACGGTCGATCCCCTCATTCGCCAAAAAGCACAGCAAAGCATTCAACTATTAACCATTTAA
- a CDS encoding RNA polymerase sigma factor, translating to MTDEQAMLAVKGGDLDKAAILYERYKKSLLNFFLYRQPSRDVARDLTQQVFLRVLRYRHTFREEAVFRTWVYEVARNVFHDHLKTVRLQTNEIPELLDTEEEPEDRHQQLHQALGQLPDSYRDVLLLSRFQNMSYEEIGQVLGLSVANVKVRAFRGLQKLRELYFQLNE from the coding sequence ATGACCGACGAACAGGCCATGCTAGCTGTCAAAGGAGGTGATTTGGACAAAGCGGCCATTTTGTACGAACGCTACAAAAAGTCGCTGCTCAATTTCTTCCTCTATCGACAACCGTCCCGGGACGTAGCCCGCGACCTTACCCAGCAGGTATTCCTGCGGGTGTTGCGGTATCGGCATACCTTTCGGGAAGAGGCCGTGTTCCGGACCTGGGTGTACGAAGTAGCCCGCAATGTATTTCACGATCACCTGAAAACAGTACGGCTGCAAACCAATGAAATTCCGGAATTACTGGATACGGAAGAGGAGCCCGAAGATCGCCATCAGCAATTACACCAGGCCCTGGGCCAACTGCCCGATTCGTACCGGGATGTACTCTTACTCAGTCGGTTTCAGAACATGAGTTACGAGGAAATTGGGCAGGTACTCGGACTGTCGGTGGCGAATGTGAAAGTACGGGCCTTTCGGGGCTTACAGAAGTTACGTGAATTGTATTTCCAGTTGAATGAATAA
- the gldG gene encoding gliding motility-associated ABC transporter substrate-binding protein GldG has translation MKSKYLRPLLLIIGMVALNVLASFFYVRLDLTEDQRYSLSDATKNLLDQLDEEVYVKVYLDGDLNPGFRHLRESVRETLEEFKAQSGGHLEYRFIDPSAETNGEKRNAFYESLTEKGLIPTNVVEGGQDSRTQKLVWPGALLTYQNKETAVQLLKGNISKSAQENLNLSAENIEYTLATALRELTQKEKKKIGLLSTFSKKLNPVRISDLIVALQKHYEIYQVNLQTSPNLGGLDAVLVVKPDQEFSEDDQLKLDQFIVHGGKAMFLIDQVQTDSVGREGVYAQPTNLKLDELLFRYGLRANPVVVKDLLSAEIPLNIGTMGDKANIQLMPWRFYPLLNSFGKSPITRNLDAIYGRYVGSLDTVGAEGIRKTPLLFTSAYTQSLHAPAVIPYNEAGRKPDPTQYNGGPKAVAYLLEGKFSSLFRNRLLPDDPRAKGFALQDQPSKIVVVADGDMALNDFDPKREVPLPLGFDRFSPDRHVYANKDFILNAMDYMLDDNGVITARTKEFKLRPLDKIQVDENRTAWQVLNLLGPLVLIALLGAGWYFWRRKEYAV, from the coding sequence ATGAAATCCAAGTACCTGCGTCCCCTGCTTTTAATCATTGGAATGGTGGCCCTGAATGTCCTGGCCAGTTTTTTCTACGTTCGTCTGGATTTGACGGAAGATCAACGGTATAGCCTTTCGGATGCGACTAAAAACCTGCTCGATCAGCTGGACGAGGAAGTGTACGTGAAGGTGTATCTAGATGGTGACCTAAATCCGGGCTTTCGTCACCTGCGGGAATCCGTACGTGAAACGCTGGAGGAATTTAAGGCTCAGTCGGGCGGACACCTGGAGTATCGATTCATCGACCCCTCGGCGGAAACGAATGGCGAGAAACGCAATGCATTTTACGAAAGTCTGACTGAAAAGGGGCTGATTCCGACGAATGTGGTCGAAGGCGGCCAGGACAGCCGTACCCAGAAACTCGTCTGGCCGGGAGCGTTGCTGACGTACCAGAACAAGGAAACGGCGGTTCAACTACTGAAAGGCAACATTTCTAAATCCGCTCAGGAAAACCTGAATCTCTCGGCGGAAAATATCGAGTACACGTTGGCGACGGCTCTGCGGGAGCTTACCCAAAAGGAAAAGAAAAAGATCGGACTGCTTTCGACGTTTTCGAAGAAACTCAATCCCGTACGCATTTCGGATTTGATTGTGGCTTTGCAGAAGCATTACGAAATCTATCAGGTCAACCTGCAAACGTCTCCGAATCTGGGTGGACTCGATGCCGTATTGGTTGTGAAGCCCGATCAGGAATTTTCGGAAGATGATCAGCTCAAACTCGATCAGTTTATTGTGCATGGAGGAAAAGCCATGTTCCTCATTGATCAGGTACAAACGGATTCCGTAGGCCGGGAAGGGGTCTATGCTCAGCCCACGAATCTGAAGCTGGACGAACTGTTGTTCCGGTACGGATTACGGGCTAATCCGGTTGTAGTGAAAGATTTACTGTCCGCCGAAATTCCACTGAATATTGGAACGATGGGCGATAAAGCCAACATTCAGCTCATGCCCTGGCGGTTTTATCCGTTACTGAATTCCTTCGGAAAATCGCCGATCACCCGAAATCTGGATGCGATATACGGACGCTACGTGGGGTCACTCGATACGGTCGGGGCGGAAGGCATTCGGAAAACGCCCTTGCTATTTACTTCTGCGTACACCCAAAGTCTGCACGCTCCGGCGGTGATTCCCTATAATGAGGCCGGCCGTAAACCCGATCCGACGCAGTACAACGGTGGACCGAAAGCGGTGGCGTATTTGTTGGAAGGGAAGTTCTCGTCGCTGTTCCGGAATCGCTTGTTACCCGACGACCCGCGAGCCAAGGGCTTTGCCCTGCAGGATCAGCCTTCAAAAATTGTGGTCGTTGCCGATGGAGATATGGCTCTCAATGACTTTGATCCAAAGCGGGAAGTACCCTTACCGCTGGGTTTCGACCGCTTCAGTCCGGATCGGCACGTGTACGCCAACAAGGACTTTATCCTGAATGCGATGGATTACATGCTTGATGATAACGGCGTTATTACCGCCCGTACCAAGGAGTTTAAACTTCGCCCCCTCGACAAAATACAGGTAGACGAAAACCGGACGGCTTGGCAGGTACTCAATTTGCTCGGTCCGCTGGTACTGATTGCTCTGTTGGGGGCAGGCTGGTACTTCTGGCGGCGGAAGGAATATGCGGTGTAG
- the gpmI gene encoding 2,3-bisphosphoglycerate-independent phosphoglycerate mutase translates to MSKKVLLVILDGWGIAKQGEEDRSAIIAAQTPFYDSLFANYPHSTLVTFGPAVGLPVGQFGNSEVGHMNLGAGRTVKQSLVRLNDAIEQDTLRHEPVLVEALEYAKANQKPVHLIGLVSDGGVHAHINHLKALCNVAKDNGLQDVFIHAFTDGRDTDPKSGVGYLTDLQHFLPTSVGKIASVTGRYYAMDRDNRWERIKLAYDVMVKGVGQLTPADQLIPTMLQSYAEGVTDEFIKPILLTENGQPIATIQEGDVVLCFNYRTDRPQEITKALTQENFPEYGMHTLDIRYLTLTNYNKSFTGVHVIFDDSNLPATLGEIISKAGKKQIRIAETEKYPHVTFFFSGGRNEPFEGENRILCPSPKVATYDLKPEMSVYDVRNALVPELEKGEADFVCLNFANPDMVGHTGSFEAVVAACESVDVSLNAVVTAARNSGYSVIVLADHGNADYMINDDGSPNTQHSLNLVPCILLDDDHKTIKDGKLGDIAPTILSLMGIEKPEIMTGDVLV, encoded by the coding sequence GTGAGCAAAAAAGTTCTCTTAGTCATCCTCGACGGATGGGGCATTGCCAAACAAGGTGAAGAAGACCGTTCGGCGATCATTGCCGCTCAAACGCCTTTCTACGATTCCTTATTTGCGAATTATCCGCATTCTACGCTCGTCACCTTCGGCCCGGCGGTAGGTTTGCCCGTGGGTCAGTTTGGCAACTCTGAAGTAGGTCACATGAACCTCGGAGCGGGTCGTACCGTTAAGCAAAGTCTAGTACGGCTGAATGATGCCATCGAGCAGGATACCCTTCGCCACGAACCCGTATTGGTAGAGGCTCTGGAATACGCCAAGGCGAACCAGAAACCGGTACACCTGATTGGACTGGTTTCCGATGGCGGTGTACACGCCCATATCAATCACCTCAAAGCCCTTTGCAACGTTGCCAAAGACAATGGTTTGCAGGACGTATTCATCCACGCCTTTACCGATGGCCGGGATACTGATCCTAAGTCTGGTGTAGGCTACTTAACAGATCTACAGCATTTTTTGCCGACTTCCGTTGGGAAAATTGCTAGTGTTACGGGCCGGTATTACGCCATGGACCGGGACAATCGTTGGGAACGCATCAAGCTGGCCTATGACGTGATGGTGAAAGGCGTAGGCCAACTAACGCCCGCTGATCAGCTGATTCCAACGATGCTCCAGTCCTACGCAGAAGGCGTAACGGATGAGTTCATCAAGCCGATCTTATTGACGGAAAATGGTCAGCCGATTGCGACTATTCAGGAGGGCGACGTCGTTCTGTGTTTCAATTACCGCACCGACCGTCCGCAGGAAATCACGAAAGCTTTAACGCAGGAAAATTTCCCGGAATACGGTATGCATACCCTCGACATCCGGTATCTGACGCTGACCAACTATAATAAGTCGTTTACGGGTGTTCATGTGATTTTTGACGATTCCAACCTGCCCGCTACACTGGGTGAAATCATCTCGAAAGCGGGCAAGAAACAAATCCGGATTGCTGAAACGGAGAAGTATCCGCACGTCACTTTCTTCTTCTCCGGAGGTCGTAACGAACCTTTCGAAGGAGAAAATCGGATTCTGTGCCCGTCGCCCAAAGTAGCTACATATGATCTGAAACCCGAAATGTCCGTCTACGACGTTCGGAATGCCTTAGTTCCTGAACTGGAAAAAGGAGAAGCGGATTTCGTATGTCTGAACTTTGCCAACCCGGACATGGTAGGCCACACGGGTAGCTTTGAAGCCGTAGTTGCTGCCTGCGAATCAGTAGATGTGTCGCTGAACGCCGTTGTTACCGCCGCCCGCAACAGTGGGTATTCGGTTATCGTCCTGGCCGACCACGGCAACGCGGATTACATGATCAACGACGACGGTAGCCCCAATACGCAGCACAGCCTGAACCTGGTTCCCTGCATCTTACTCGACGATGATCACAAAACGATCAAAGACGGAAAACTCGGCGACATCGCCCCAACCATTCTTTCCCTAATGGGCATCGAAAAACCCGAAATCATGACGGGAGACGTGTTGGTGTAG
- a CDS encoding low molecular weight protein-tyrosine-phosphatase: MINVLFVCLGNICRSPLAEALFKKAVEERGLSDQIYCDSAATSTYEIGNRPDHRTRRNAESHGLQLDHRAKQLRKSDFVDFDYIIGMDDSNFDNIQTMSYKFSGAYPRHEQVFLLRKFDPLVDSSSMTIPSLPDPYYEADEAFEEVYQIAERSTKKLLDWIVEQHGLTARQD, translated from the coding sequence ATGATTAACGTTCTTTTTGTTTGCCTAGGAAATATTTGCCGCTCGCCGCTGGCGGAAGCTTTGTTCAAGAAAGCGGTGGAAGAACGCGGGCTATCCGACCAGATTTACTGCGATTCTGCGGCAACGAGTACTTACGAAATTGGTAATCGTCCCGATCACCGTACCCGCCGCAATGCGGAGTCGCATGGGCTGCAGCTCGATCACCGGGCCAAGCAGCTTCGCAAGTCCGATTTCGTGGATTTTGATTACATCATTGGCATGGATGATTCGAATTTTGATAACATTCAAACCATGTCCTACAAATTCAGCGGAGCGTATCCCCGTCACGAGCAGGTATTCCTCCTACGGAAATTTGATCCACTGGTGGATTCGTCCAGCATGACCATTCCTTCCCTGCCCGATCCGTATTACGAGGCGGATGAAGCCTTTGAAGAAGTATACCAGATTGCCGAACGCAGTACAAAGAAGCTACTGGACTGGATTGTTGAGCAGCATGGCTTAACGGCTCGCCAGGATTAG
- a CDS encoding FtsB family cell division protein — MSRFKPSQFRILAGIVWFVMICISDYSPFKQWEMSRELVALKEQKKFMEKEIVRVHDERKAINESPTSLETFAREKYHMKKENEEVFVLVDEQGNPVE; from the coding sequence ATGTCTCGTTTCAAGCCCTCTCAATTTCGTATCCTGGCCGGAATCGTCTGGTTCGTGATGATTTGTATTAGCGACTACAGCCCCTTCAAACAGTGGGAAATGAGTCGTGAATTGGTGGCGTTAAAAGAGCAGAAGAAATTCATGGAAAAGGAAATCGTCCGGGTACACGACGAGCGGAAAGCCATCAACGAATCGCCCACATCGCTGGAAACGTTTGCCCGGGAAAAGTACCACATGAAAAAGGAAAACGAAGAGGTGTTTGTACTGGTGGATGAGCAGGGGAATCCGGTGGAGTGA
- the eno gene encoding phosphopyruvate hydratase, producing MSTIQYVHARQILDSRGNPTVEVDVRTENGFLGRAAVPSGASTGVHEAVELRDDDKSVYLGKGVLKAVENVNELIYPEILGISVFEQNMIDKIMIELDGTPNKSKLGANAILGVSLAIAKAAAQEAGLPLFRYIGGVNANTLPVPMMNIINGGAHADNAIDFQEFMVVPAKAETFSQSLRMGTEVFHALKGVLKSKGYSTNVGDEGGFAPNIQSNVEALETVLQAIEKAGYRPGEDVFIAMDAAVSELYNAETGKYIFKKSTKDELTSSELVSYWTEWVNKYPIISIEDGMAEDDWDGWKALTDSIGSKTQLVGDDLFVTNVKRLEMGIEKGVANAVLVKVNQIGSLTETIDTVNLGKRNSYNNIMSHRSGETEDATISDLAVALNTGQIKTGSASRSDRMAKYNQLIRIEEELGDSAYFPGLKAF from the coding sequence ATGAGTACGATTCAGTACGTACACGCTCGCCAGATTCTGGATTCGCGTGGCAACCCAACCGTTGAAGTAGACGTTCGCACCGAAAATGGCTTCCTGGGTCGGGCTGCTGTACCTTCCGGAGCTTCTACGGGCGTTCACGAGGCGGTTGAACTTCGCGACGACGACAAGTCTGTATACTTAGGTAAAGGCGTGTTGAAAGCCGTTGAAAACGTCAATGAACTGATCTACCCTGAAATTCTTGGTATTTCTGTATTCGAGCAGAACATGATCGACAAAATCATGATCGAGTTGGACGGTACGCCCAACAAAAGCAAACTCGGAGCTAACGCCATTTTAGGCGTGTCGCTGGCAATCGCTAAGGCGGCGGCTCAGGAAGCGGGTCTGCCCCTGTTCCGTTACATCGGTGGTGTTAACGCCAACACGCTGCCCGTACCGATGATGAACATCATCAACGGTGGTGCTCACGCTGATAACGCGATCGACTTCCAGGAGTTTATGGTTGTTCCGGCTAAAGCAGAAACGTTCTCGCAATCCCTCCGTATGGGAACGGAAGTATTCCACGCCCTGAAAGGTGTACTGAAATCAAAAGGGTACTCAACCAACGTAGGTGACGAAGGTGGTTTTGCTCCGAACATTCAGTCGAACGTAGAAGCGCTGGAAACGGTATTACAGGCGATTGAAAAAGCTGGTTACCGTCCGGGCGAAGACGTATTCATCGCCATGGATGCTGCCGTATCTGAACTCTACAACGCAGAAACGGGTAAATATATCTTCAAGAAATCAACGAAAGACGAATTGACGTCTTCTGAACTGGTTTCTTACTGGACGGAATGGGTCAACAAATACCCCATCATCTCCATCGAAGACGGTATGGCCGAAGACGATTGGGATGGCTGGAAAGCTCTTACCGACAGCATCGGTTCAAAAACGCAGCTGGTGGGTGACGACTTGTTCGTAACCAACGTGAAGCGTCTGGAAATGGGTATCGAAAAAGGTGTAGCCAACGCTGTACTGGTGAAAGTAAACCAAATTGGTTCACTTACCGAAACGATCGATACCGTAAACCTCGGCAAGCGTAACAGCTACAACAACATCATGTCGCACCGTTCGGGCGAGACCGAAGATGCTACCATTTCTGATCTGGCCGTTGCTCTGAACACGGGTCAAATCAAAACGGGTTCTGCTTCTCGTTCCGACCGTATGGCGAAATACAACCAATTGATCCGGATCGAAGAAGAACTGGGCGATTCAGCGTACTTCCCCGGCTTGAAAGCGTTCTAA
- the udk gene encoding uridine kinase → MQSQKPFIVGITGGSASGKTLFLKSLLAAFPQEQITLISQDNYYRPRHEIPLDRHGVHNFDLPESIDFQQYAQHIHDLREGKLVEKLEYTFNNPEIVPAMLTFQPSPIIVVEGIFVFYFEEIANMLDLKVFIDAKNKVKLNRRIRRDAEERGYDINDVLYRWEHHVKPTYQKYIKPFRAQADIVIPNNEHFEKGLDLLVHYLRMLITTSGSSNLGTIDPEQAR, encoded by the coding sequence ATGCAGTCCCAAAAACCTTTCATTGTTGGCATTACGGGTGGTAGTGCGTCGGGTAAAACGTTGTTTTTGAAAAGCCTTTTAGCGGCTTTTCCCCAGGAACAAATCACATTAATTTCACAGGATAACTACTACCGGCCCCGGCACGAAATTCCGCTGGACCGGCACGGTGTCCATAACTTTGATCTTCCCGAGTCCATTGATTTTCAGCAGTACGCTCAGCACATTCACGACCTGCGGGAAGGGAAACTGGTGGAAAAACTGGAGTACACGTTCAACAACCCGGAGATTGTTCCGGCCATGCTGACGTTCCAACCTTCGCCCATCATTGTCGTGGAAGGTATTTTCGTATTTTACTTCGAAGAAATCGCGAACATGCTGGATCTGAAAGTCTTCATCGATGCTAAAAACAAGGTGAAGCTAAACCGCCGGATTCGTCGTGATGCCGAAGAGCGAGGCTACGACATCAACGATGTATTATACCGCTGGGAGCACCACGTCAAACCGACCTATCAGAAATACATCAAACCCTTCCGGGCTCAGGCGGATATTGTCATTCCCAATAACGAACACTTCGAAAAAGGGTTGGACTTGCTGGTCCATTATCTAAGAATGCTGATTACTACGTCAGGAAGCTCAAATCTGGGTACAATTGACCCTGAACAGGCTCGGTAA
- a CDS encoding D-alanyl-D-alanine carboxypeptidase/D-alanyl-D-alanine-endopeptidase gives MKFLWYCLLCLVLLGQSSCRVSRQRSSLTSLDTLWQSNAFQHHHAGLMILDADTRKVVYQHNAERYFVPASNTKLFTFYAGMKMLGDSIEALRYVVQQDSLIFWGTGDPSLLNPNLPSTKVVDFLQSRSEKLYFWPGNPLLKPYGPGWAWDDYNDYYQAERTSLPLYGNVVRFTRKSDQTVQANPSQFRYTLDTLHRDFQVRRAETENLFYGTKAPIPLRYEQDVPFRTSTEVTLQLLSDTLQKPITPLPAFTSKVYQPLRSVASDTLFKRMLQPSDNFLAEQILLLVCAKLEQPFDPGTAIDYMLNNHLRDLPDAPHWVDGSGLSRYNLFTPRSIVALLEKLLAEVPRERLFPLLAVGGQSGTLRNSYRSADRKPYLFGKTGSLSTCYNLSGYLLTKTGKTLLVSFMNNNFNRPTSEVRKEVERVLTAIHEQY, from the coding sequence ATGAAATTTCTCTGGTATTGCCTCCTTTGCCTAGTCCTGCTTGGGCAGTCTTCCTGCCGCGTAAGTCGTCAGCGGTCCTCGCTTACTTCGCTGGATACGCTCTGGCAGTCGAACGCGTTTCAGCATCACCACGCCGGACTGATGATTCTGGACGCGGATACCCGCAAGGTGGTCTACCAGCACAATGCCGAACGCTATTTTGTACCCGCATCCAACACTAAGCTTTTTACTTTTTATGCGGGAATGAAAATGCTGGGCGATTCCATCGAAGCCCTGCGATACGTCGTTCAGCAGGATTCACTAATCTTCTGGGGTACGGGGGATCCTTCGCTGCTCAATCCCAATCTGCCGAGTACCAAGGTGGTGGATTTTCTGCAATCCCGTTCGGAAAAGCTGTACTTCTGGCCCGGCAACCCGCTCCTTAAACCCTACGGACCCGGCTGGGCCTGGGATGATTACAACGACTATTACCAAGCCGAACGAACCAGCCTTCCCCTATACGGCAATGTCGTCCGGTTTACCCGAAAATCGGACCAAACAGTACAGGCTAATCCCAGCCAATTCCGGTATACACTGGATACGTTGCATCGGGATTTTCAGGTTCGCAGGGCGGAAACCGAAAACCTCTTTTACGGTACGAAGGCACCGATTCCCCTGCGGTATGAGCAGGACGTACCTTTCCGGACTTCGACGGAAGTAACGCTGCAGTTACTCAGTGATACGCTGCAAAAACCCATTACTCCTTTACCGGCTTTTACGTCGAAGGTATACCAGCCCCTGCGTTCGGTAGCGAGTGATACGCTTTTTAAACGCATGCTTCAGCCATCGGATAATTTCCTGGCCGAGCAGATTCTCCTACTCGTTTGTGCCAAACTCGAACAGCCTTTCGATCCCGGTACAGCGATTGATTACATGCTCAACAACCACCTAAGGGATCTGCCCGATGCTCCACACTGGGTAGACGGTTCGGGTCTTTCCCGGTATAATCTCTTCACGCCCCGCAGTATCGTGGCGTTACTGGAAAAACTACTCGCCGAAGTGCCCCGCGAGCGGCTTTTTCCGCTACTGGCCGTGGGTGGACAAAGCGGTACACTCAGGAATAGTTACCGCTCCGCCGATCGGAAACCGTACCTGTTTGGGAAGACGGGTTCGCTATCTACCTGCTATAACCTGAGTGGCTATTTGCTGACCAAAACGGGTAAAACGTTGCTGGTCAGTTTTATGAATAATAACTTCAACCGACCCACGAGTGAGGTACGTAAGGAAGTTGAACGCGTACTCACGGCCATTCACGAGCAGTATTGA